From the Lampris incognitus isolate fLamInc1 chromosome 10, fLamInc1.hap2, whole genome shotgun sequence genome, one window contains:
- the ppp1r27a gene encoding protein phosphatase 1 regulatory subunit 27 has translation MKYGYHVPVSSYTRSSQYTPKHYTPTHYTPTHYTPTHYTPTYTSITKYNPTHYTTSHHTSSHYTPSYKTTSTYIPSYSKGSRYTSTRHARAQETPAPVIPVAPAKRTVHFPNDIVFQDIVRHGDLEQIGRFLRARKVRVDTLFPSGMAALHEAVLTGNLEVVKLLVKYGADVHQRDEDAWTPLHMACSDGFPEIASYLLSMGASTEAENESGEKPADLIDPDCKELAKLFETGCV, from the exons ATGAAGTACGGCTACCATGTACCGGTGTCATCGTACACGCGCAGCTCTCAGTACACGCCAAAACACTACACCCCAACCCATTACACTCcgacacactacacaccaactcactacacacccacatacacctcCATCACAAAATACAACCCAACGCactacaccacatcacaccacacgtCCTCACATTACACACCCTCATACAAGACCACATCCACATACATCCCCTCGTATAGCAAAGGATCGCGGTACACTTCAACACGTCACGCGCGAGCACAGGAGACCCCCGCGCCTGTCATACCTGTCGCACCCGCAAAGCGGACCGTGCACTTCCCCAACGACATCGTCTTCCAGGATATCGTCAGACACGGAGATCTGGAGCAAATTGGACGGTTCCTGAGAGCAAGGAAAGTTCGCGTGGATACCCTCTTCCCTTCAG GTATGGCAGCGCTTCACGAGGCTGTCCTGACCGGGAACCTGGAGGTGGTTAAGCTGCTGGTGAAGTACGGAGCTGATGTTcatcagagagatgaagatgcCTGGACTCCACTTCACATGGCCTGCAGTGATGGCTTCCCAGAGATTGCCAG TTACCTGCTGTCTATGGGAGCGAGCACTGAGGCGGAGAACGAGAGCGGAGAGAAGCCAGCTGACCTCATTGACCCAGACTGCAAAGAGCTAGCTAAACTGTTTGAGACAGGCTGCGTCTGA